GAATGTTACAATCCTTTATTTCTGAAAATTCCATTGGGAAAACATCGACAGATTCATCAATCATCGATGGCGACAGGAAAAGTGGAGGAGATATCATTCTTTTAGCCGCTTTTTTATAAATAGCACAGCATCTTTTAAAAATATCGAAGTTATATTCTTTAAAAACAAAAAGCGAATTTATATCTGACTTTCCGACTACATAGTCAGGAGAAACTGCACTGCCATAGAGGGCAATAGAAAGGATATTTTCATTGTCAACATTGAGGATTTCATCGCTGAATGGGATAAAGATTCTTTTAACTTCTTCATTGACTTTATTAAGATTCAAATAGTGCATAGTTATCTTTAAAAGAAAGATAAACCTTTCCAAAAACAAATTTCATTATTTGGATTTCTCCGCAGATAATGCCTTATTGTCAAAGATAATACAATCTTAATAAAGTTTTTCAATTGAAACTACATTAACAGGGCATTTTTGAAGGCACAGGTCGCAAAGTGTACATTCGTCCTCATTCTTTTCAACTATTGAAACTTTTCCATCCTTTGCTTCAAAGATATTTACAGGACAAATCTTCACACATTCACCACACTTTTCTACTCCCAGACATCCTTCCTTTATTTTTACATTTATGAAAATACTTGCCATAATATCATCTTCTCCTCTTCTATAACACAGATTTCAAATGTGTAATTATCTCTTTAAATTCTTCTGCAACCATAATCCCTGCTTCCTTAAACTTCTCTATCTTACCCTTTGTCGTACCTCTATTGCCTTCAACGATTGCAGCAGCATGGCCAAATCTAACACCGGGCATCTCATCAGCAAAACGTCCTGCCACAAAGGCAACAATAGGAAGCTTTATATTTTCTTTGGTCACCATCTCAGCCAAACTTTCTTCTACATTCCCACCGGGCTCACAGAAAATAACAACTGCTTTGGTCTGTTCGTCTTCCGCAAAGAGAGGAATCAAATCAAGATAGTTAGAGCCAACAATGGCATCTCCGCCAATGCTGATACAGGTACTTTGACCGATGCCATTTAGAGTTAGCAGATTTGCTATCTCCGTAGTCATTCCACCTGAACGGGAAATTATTCCAACATTACCTTCGCTGTATGCCTTCTTCACATCTTCAGCCCTTCCGCCAACCATACCCACTTTGGTTTTATGAGGTGAAATTAGGCCCAAAGAATTAGGGCCTATCACTCTTGCACCATTTGCGCGGGCAAAAGCTACAATTTCAACAACATCCCTACGCGGTACTCTTTCAGTTACTATGACAACCAGCTTTATGCCATTATCGATTGCTTCAAAGGCAGCCCCCTTTACCATTGCAGGCGGTACTGAGATAATACTAGCATCAGCAGGATGAGCTTCAACTGCCTGTTTAACTGTATCGAAAACAGGTACTCCATAGACTTCCCAACCACCTTTCCCCGGAGTAATTCCCGCAACCACTGCTGCTCCATAGTCGAGAAGATCCTTTGTAAATGTTGTTGCTTCTCTTCCTGTAATTCCTTGTATAATTATCTTTGTATTTTCACTTGCTAAAATTGCCATTTTGACTATCCTCTTTCATTAATCAATTAAGGTTAGAACATTTCA
This Candidatus Schekmanbacteria bacterium DNA region includes the following protein-coding sequences:
- a CDS encoding succinate--CoA ligase subunit alpha, with the protein product MAILASENTKIIIQGITGREATTFTKDLLDYGAAVVAGITPGKGGWEVYGVPVFDTVKQAVEAHPADASIISVPPAMVKGAAFEAIDNGIKLVVIVTERVPRRDVVEIVAFARANGARVIGPNSLGLISPHKTKVGMVGGRAEDVKKAYSEGNVGIISRSGGMTTEIANLLTLNGIGQSTCISIGGDAIVGSNYLDLIPLFAEDEQTKAVVIFCEPGGNVEESLAEMVTKENIKLPIVAFVAGRFADEMPGVRFGHAAAIVEGNRGTTKGKIEKFKEAGIMVAEEFKEIITHLKSVL
- a CDS encoding 4Fe-4S dicluster domain-containing protein, whose translation is MASIFINVKIKEGCLGVEKCGECVKICPVNIFEAKDGKVSIVEKNEDECTLCDLCLQKCPVNVVSIEKLY